The sequence CCGCAGAAAATAAAATTCATCAACTTACCGCCAATACTGTCTCTAGTTTCCGGAAAGTTAGAAAACCAAGTATAATCTTTTTGCACAAATTTATGACAAGCATTTCCTAAATGAGGTACACCAATTCTGATTCCTCCTCTAGGAGCAAGAGCTTTAAACATTTCTGCAAACTTATTTGCTAAAAGTTTATCTGGTAAATGTTCAATAACATGGTGAGAATAAAATATATTAACTGATGCATCACGAAAAGGCAGAGGATGATGTAAGTCTGCCCATAAATCAATCTTGGATGTGATAAAATTAGCATCCAAATTTACCCAACCTGATAAATAATTTCCTTGTCCAGGCCCAAGATGAACTTTTAAGCCTGATGGAGGACATTTAAAAGTTTTATAAAACCACGCACTAGAGCGCATGGGGTATTTTAGCAGGGAGTAATAAGCTGATT is a genomic window of Fortiea contorta PCC 7126 containing:
- a CDS encoding class I SAM-dependent methyltransferase translates to MITRSLKSAYYSLLKYPMRSSAWFYKTFKCPPSGLKVHLGPGQGNYLSGWVNLDANFITSKIDLWADLHHPLPFRDASVNIFYSHHVIEHLPDKLLANKFAEMFKALAPRGGIRIGVPHLGNACHKFVQKDYTWFSNFPETRDSIGGKLMNFIFCGGEHLTALDESYLSELAKKAGFVDIQFCLPSKETNLAELGINSQVLSLEHESDIEYPHTAILEARKP